A genomic segment from Corylus avellana chromosome ca5, CavTom2PMs-1.0 encodes:
- the LOC132181312 gene encoding uncharacterized protein LOC132181312: protein MGREWYWGGGKSSKRGGAAAHGGEKEASSSGCMNAVFQFFDFHHFQFPLHHQQPSFDSSFILPEEPTIPKGAEAPRNSLQSEELLLEHITRERAVEEEEGSLIHIPMGIKIRTNGRTGSNDSCSEVSGSPGTKTPNLVARLMGLDLLPETQSPSSARLQPLRRPRQPLQSRPKKSLDKDITGTQSLPETPRISSARRSDVEHRLSLQINKENSSAGEDLEFSRFSYLRRKDQLGVVEDDNNRSSSPSQYARQIVKQMKEKVGRKVGVDITNTIANANARDQGSRKFSKAFAGKVNVEEYSSPGKQHSTSSWSPRLRFLDPKTKQSTTPPSTKDRSVSHFSKTSSLSSQPSSPVVHVQPKPQTLQKQQVLSGQKSVQKSKKIAGERFGQRLKKPPQTSDIVRNKQEEPFVRPTTPPRANTPDKKCKKIPLSNDLLPVKKDPSPPATRIPLKQGQVCEDQKTRYRSQSSSCSRQTYKQEATRMLTARESDNGVSTTGASAAEYQFVANILSRTGIQKDSLVSFSNWFSSSHPLDPSIFQQLDDYYPCATVAANKRLLLFHLVDELLGDILKPWGSSIGGGGCRMQGAQLMETLCAKIRSFPCVDCRVLEDIDGLIEKDLPEVRLMAFEEEGEEMVREIEKGIVETLVHETVVEFW, encoded by the exons atggGCAGGGAATGGTATTGGGGTGGTGGAAAATCCTCCAAGCGAGGCGGTGCTGCTGCCCATGGAGGAGAGAAAGAAGCCTCCTCTTCTGGTTGCATGAATGCTGTCTTTCAGTTCTTTGATTTCCACCACTTTCAGTTTCCTTTACACCATCAACAACCCTCTTTTGACTCCTCCTTTATCCTCCCTGAAGAACCCACCATTCCCaaag GAGCTGAAGCACCAAGAAACAGCCTGCAATCAGAGGAGCTTTTGTTGGAGCATATTACTAGAGAAAGAGccgtagaagaagaagaaggaagttTAATACATATCCCA aTGGGTATCAAAATTAGAACAAATGGACGCACAGGATCAAACGACTCTTGCTCAGAAGTCAGCGGTTCTCCTGGAACCAAGACTCCAAATTTGGTAGCCAGGCTTATGGGTCTCGACCTACTCCCCGAAACCCAATCACCTTCTTCAGCACGTTTACAACCTCTTCGGCGCCCCCGTCAGCCGCTCCAGAGCCGACCAAAAAAAAGCCTAGACAAAGATATTACGGGTACACAGTCTTTGCCGGAGACGCCGAGAATATCCTCAGCCAGAAGGTCCGACGTCGAGCACAGGCTGTCGCTTCAGATCAACAAAGAGAACTCGAGCGCCGGCGAAGACTTGGAGTTTTCTCGGTTTTCGTATCTGAGAAGGAAAGATCAGCTCGGAGTAGTCGAAGACGACAATAACAGAAGTAGTAGTCCAAGCCAGTACGCTAGGCAAATTGTAAAGCAGATGAAGGAAAAAGTTGGCAGGAAAGTTGGGGTTGACATCACAAACACCATCGCCAACGCCAACGCCAGAGATCAAGGATCCAGGAAGTTCTCAAAGGCGTTCGCCGGTAAAGTCAATGTAGAAGAATATTCAAGCCCAGGGAAGCAGCACTCAACGTCTTCTTGGTCTCCAAGGCTCAGATTCTTGGATCCCAAGACCAAACAAAGCACAACACCACCATCTACCAAAGATAGGTCGgtttctcatttttcaaaaacgTCGTCGTTGTCGTCTCAACCATCTTCACCAGTGGTCCATGTTCAGCCGAAACCTCAAACGTTGCAGAAGCAGCAGGTGCTGTCGGGCCAGAAGTCGGTCCAGAAATCTAAAAAGATCGCCGGTGAAAGGTTCGGTCAAAGGCTAAAGAAGCCTCCACAGACGTCGGATATAGTCCGAAACAAGCAAGAAGAACCATTTGTTCGTCCTACAACACCCCCCAGGGCTAACACCCCAGACAAGAAATGCAAGAAAATCCCCTTGTCTAATGATCTTCTCCCTGTCAAGAAAGACCCTTCACCACCCGCAACCAGAATTCCTCTCAAACAG ggtcaggTATGTGAAGACCAAAAAACAAGATATAGGTCACAGTCATCTAGTTGTTCGAGGCAAACGTACAAACAGGAAGCGACGCGCATGCTCACGGCCCGAGAAAGCGATAACGGTGTCTCCACCACCGGAGCAAGCGCAGCAGAATATCAGTTCGTTGCCAATATACTAAGCCGTACTGGGATACAGAAAGATTCCTTGGTGTCCTTCTCTAATTGGTTCTCCTCCTCCCATCCCTTGGACCCATCAATCTTCCAACAACTCGATGATTATTATCCTTGCGCCACCGTGGCTGCTAAcaaaagattattattattccatCTCGTTGATGAGCTTTTGGGTGATATTTTGAAGCCGTGGGGTAGCTCTATTGGGGGTGGTGGTTGTCGCATGCAAGGGGCACAGCTAATGGAGACATTGTGCGCCAAAATTCGGAGCTTCCCATGTGTAGACTGTCGTGTCCTTGAAGACATTGATGGGTTGATTGAGAAGGATTTGCCGGAAGTTAGGCTAATGGCGTTTGAGGAGGAGGGAGAGGAGAtggtgagggagattgagaaGGGTATAGTGGAGACGCTCGTGCATGAAACGGTTGTGGAGTTTTGGTGA
- the LOC132181415 gene encoding probable fructokinase-7, protein MAKSPAPGGSDDLPSDTQGGYQDKNFLVVCFGEMLVDFVPTVAGVSLAEAPAFKKAPGGAPANVAVGISRLGGSSAFIGKVGDDDFGYMLANILKQNNVDNSGMRFDHKARTSLAFVTLRADGEREFLFFRHPSADMLLHESELDINLIKQAKIFHYGSISLIDEPCRSAHLAAMGIARKSGCILSYDPNLRLPLWPSAEAARKGIMSVWDQADIIKISEDEITFLTGGDDPFDDHVVLKKLFHPNLKLLIVTEGSEGCRYYTKEYRGRVVGVKVTSVDTTGAGDAFVSGILSSLASDLNLIQDEKRLREALAFANACGALTVKERGAIPALPTKDAVLQFLSLHDES, encoded by the exons ATGGCTAAGAGTCCTGCTCCAG GTGGTTCTGATGATCTTCCCTCAGATACTCAGGGAGGGTACCAGGATAAAAATTTCCTGGTTGTTTGCTTTGGGGAAATGTTGGTTGACTTTGTGCCAACAGTTGCTGGAGTTTCACTTGCTGAAGCACCTGCTTTCAAGAAAGCTCCTGGTGGTGCTCCTGCTAACGTGGCTGTAGGCATTTCAAGACTGGGTGGTTCATCAGCTTTTATAGGCAAG GTAGGTGATGATGATTTCGGGTACATGTTGGCCAacattttaaaacaaaacaatgttGATAATTCCGGCATGCGGTTTGACCACAAAGCAAGGACTTCTCTGGCTTTTGTTACTCTCAGAGCTGATGGCGAGCGTGAATTCTTATTTTTCCGTCATCCAAGTGCTGATATGCTTCTTCATGAATCAGAACTTGATATTAACCTTATTAAGCAG GCAAAGATCTTCCATTATGGTtcaattagtttgattgacgaACCATGCAGATCAGCCCATCTTGCAGCGATGGGCATTGCCAGAAAGTCTGGTTGCATTCTCTCCTATGATCCAAACTTGAGATTGCCATTGTGGCCATCGGCAGAGGCTGCTCGGAAGGGCATAATGAGTGTATGGGATCAGGCAGATATTATTAAG ATAAGTGAGGACGAAATTACATTCCTGACCGGTGGTGATGATCCTTTTGATGATCATGTGGTATTGAAGAAGCTTTTTCATCCAAATCTTAAGCTTTTGATTGTAACTGAAGGTTCGGAGGGATGCAGATATTACACTAAG GAATACAGGGGCAGGGTTGTTGGGGTTAAAGTTACATCTGTTGACACAACTGGAGCTGGAGATGCATTTGTCAGTGGCATTCTGAGCAGCCTTGCTTCTGACCTAAATCTTATCCAG gATGAGAAGCGGTTACGAGAAGCTCTAGCTTTTGCCAATGCCTGTGGTGCCCTCACAGTGAAAGAGAGGGGAGCCATTCCTGCCCTACCCACCAAAGATGCTGTTCTCCAATTCCTGTCACTGCATGATGAATCCTGA
- the LOC132181419 gene encoding uncharacterized protein LOC132181419 isoform X1 has product MASNPSLLPEIGPDGLPREAPVIAYTEKIIAEEQLQLKKYIEENYSKIRDVERELGNLTLEMKLTAGPKKAALEHLRKKIEMSTERIRLAKLKEEEAQKAWEAALKAVKDEEAIKQKLCEDLSQLVQESSSMQFARLEELKRRLEALNPSRVSISVPYALGPLNLNSYMDGKAVEPPQNTTATNASVPRTTEPGAGVAANIPSEGRSGNVPVTNGQNQQLSVEGEGRGRKKSQFQGRGKGIGAVPKGRGSPAPGWTGAGFDVDGRT; this is encoded by the exons ATGGCTTCGAATCCTTCGCTCCTGCCCGAGATCGGACCCGATGGTCTCCCTCGTGAAGCCCCTGTTATTGCCTACACCGAGAAG ATAATTGCGGAAGAGCAGCTTCAATTAAAGAA ATACATTGAAGAAAATTATTCTAAAATTCGTGATGTTGAAAGAGAGCTAGGAAATCTTACATTGGAGATGAAACTTACTGCTGGGCCAAAAAAAGCAG CACTTGAacatttgagaaagaaaatagaaatgtCAACGGAGAGAATTCGTCTTGCCAAGCTGAAGGAAGAAGAAGCACAAAAG GCGTGGGAGGCAGCATTGAAGGCTGTGAAGGATGAGGAAGCAATTAAGCAGAAGCTATGTGAAGACTTGAGCCAATTG GTTCAAGAAAGCAGTAGCATGCAGTTTGCCAGACTGGAGGAATTGAAAAGACGACTAGAAGCCTTGAACCCAAGTAGAGTATCCATCTCTGTTCCTTAT GCACTTGGACCTCTCAACCTGAACTCTTACATG GATGGGAAAGCAGTGGAACCTCCCCAGAATACCACAGCTACAAATGCTTCTGTTCCTCGAACGACAGAACCAGGTGCTGGAGTCGCTGCAAATATCCCCAGTGAAGGACGTTCTGGAAATGTTCCAGTGACGAATGGGCAAAATCAACAGCTCTCTGTTGAGGGAGAGGGAAGAGGGAGGAAGAAAAGTCAGTTCCAAGGAAGAGGAAAGGGAATTGGGGCTGTGCCTAAGGGTAGAGGATCTCCTGCACCTGGCTGGACTGGGGCTGGGTTTGATGTGGATGGTAGAACCTAA
- the LOC132181419 gene encoding uncharacterized protein LOC132181419 isoform X2, with protein MASNPSLLPEIGPDGLPREAPVIAYTEKIIAEEQLQLKKYIEENYSKIRDVERELGNLTLEMKLTAGPKKAALEHLRKKIEMSTERIRLAKLKEEEAQKAWEAALKAVKDEEAIKQKLCEDLSQLVQESSSMQFARLEELKRRLEALNPSRVSISVPYDGKAVEPPQNTTATNASVPRTTEPGAGVAANIPSEGRSGNVPVTNGQNQQLSVEGEGRGRKKSQFQGRGKGIGAVPKGRGSPAPGWTGAGFDVDGRT; from the exons ATGGCTTCGAATCCTTCGCTCCTGCCCGAGATCGGACCCGATGGTCTCCCTCGTGAAGCCCCTGTTATTGCCTACACCGAGAAG ATAATTGCGGAAGAGCAGCTTCAATTAAAGAA ATACATTGAAGAAAATTATTCTAAAATTCGTGATGTTGAAAGAGAGCTAGGAAATCTTACATTGGAGATGAAACTTACTGCTGGGCCAAAAAAAGCAG CACTTGAacatttgagaaagaaaatagaaatgtCAACGGAGAGAATTCGTCTTGCCAAGCTGAAGGAAGAAGAAGCACAAAAG GCGTGGGAGGCAGCATTGAAGGCTGTGAAGGATGAGGAAGCAATTAAGCAGAAGCTATGTGAAGACTTGAGCCAATTG GTTCAAGAAAGCAGTAGCATGCAGTTTGCCAGACTGGAGGAATTGAAAAGACGACTAGAAGCCTTGAACCCAAGTAGAGTATCCATCTCTGTTCCTTAT GATGGGAAAGCAGTGGAACCTCCCCAGAATACCACAGCTACAAATGCTTCTGTTCCTCGAACGACAGAACCAGGTGCTGGAGTCGCTGCAAATATCCCCAGTGAAGGACGTTCTGGAAATGTTCCAGTGACGAATGGGCAAAATCAACAGCTCTCTGTTGAGGGAGAGGGAAGAGGGAGGAAGAAAAGTCAGTTCCAAGGAAGAGGAAAGGGAATTGGGGCTGTGCCTAAGGGTAGAGGATCTCCTGCACCTGGCTGGACTGGGGCTGGGTTTGATGTGGATGGTAGAACCTAA